One window of the Oncorhynchus mykiss isolate Arlee chromosome 5, USDA_OmykA_1.1, whole genome shotgun sequence genome contains the following:
- the gnsb gene encoding glucosamine (N-acetyl)-6-sulfatase (Sanfilippo disease IIID), b produces MASSEARTRQKKRQRTPNGGVRAALFLALFTCTLRCSECEKPSNIVLILADDQDVYLGGMTPMKKTKALIGDAGATFSNAFTATPLCCPSRSSILTGQYPHNHSVRNNSLDGNCSSPLWQKGPETTAFPVYLSKQHYQTFYAGKYLNQYGKKETGNVGYVPPGWDQWHALMGNSQYYNYTLSVNGKEEQHGDNYEKDYLTDLILNRSLHFLDDRSPQRPFFIMLSPPAPHSPWTAAPQYEKNFTDVKAPRDGSFDKPGKDKHWLLRQPSNPMPSTSLNFLDNAYRKRWQTLLSVDDMVEALVKKLEGLKELNNTYIFYTSDNGYHTGQFSLPIDKRQLYDFDIRIPLMVRGPGIKPQQTLLAPVLNIDLAPTFLDISGLNLSFVNMDGQSFLSQMAPELRNGTARPYFLVEYTGEGHLDPDPACPKLGPGLSQCFPDCVCEDAYNNTYACVRTLAEHNLQYCEFADTESFVEVYNLTSDPHQLENIVKKVDPTLLQAMNQRLIKLQSCEGDSCRATKI; encoded by the exons ATGGCAAGTTCGGAGGCAAGAACCAGACAAAAGAAGCGACAACGAACACCGAATGGAGGAGTGCGCGCAGCATTGTTTCTCGCGCTGTTTACCTGCACGCTCAGGTGTTCGGAATGCGAAAAACCGAGCAATATCGTCCTGATTTTAGCGGATGATCAGGATGTGTACCTCGGGGGAATG ACACCTATGAAGAAAACCAAAGCCTTGATTGGAGATGCTGGAGCCACCTTTTCAAATGCT tttacGGCGACCCCGCTGTGTTGCCCCAGTAGGAGTAGTATCTTAACGGGGCAGTACCCCCATAACCACTCAGTGAGGAACAACTCCCTGGATGGGAACTGCTCCAGCCCTCTGTGGCAGAAAGGACCAGAGACCACGGCCTTCCCTGTCTACCTCAGCAAACAGCATTACCAGACCTTCTACGCCGGGAAGTACCtcaaccag tacgGGAAGAAGGAAACAGGGAATGTTGGCTATgttcccccaggctgggaccaATGGCATGCACTG ATGGGGAACtctcagtactacaactacactCTGTCAGTCAACGGTAAAGAGGAGCAGCACGGAGACAATTATGAAAAAGACTACCTCACAGACCTCATA TTGAACAGATCTCTCCATTTCCTGGATGACAGGAGTCCCCAGCGTCCGTTCTTCATCATGTTGTCCCCTCCCGCCCCTCACTCCCCCTGGACCGCCGCCCCTCAGTATGAGAAAAACTTTACAGATGTCAAAGCCCCCCGGGATGGTAGCTTTGACAAACCCGGGAAGGATAAACACTGGTTGTTGCGCCAGCCTAGCAACCCCATGCCCAGCACCTCCCTGAACTTCCTGGATAATGCCTACAGGAAAAG GTGGCAGACCCTGCTGTCAGTGGATGACATGGTGGAGGCGCTGGTCAAGAAACTAGAAGGGCTGAAGGAGCTCAACAACACCTACATCTTCTACACTTCTGACAATGGCTACCACACCG GTCAATTCTCTTTGCCCATTGACAAGAGACAATTGTACGACTTTGATATCAGGATCCCTCTCATGGTACGTGGGCCAGGCATCAAACCCCAACAGACACTCCTG GCCCCGGTGTTGAACATAGACCTGGCTCCCACTTTTCTGGACATCTCAGGACTCAACCtctcctttgttaatatggatgGACAGTCCTTCCTCTCTCAGATG GCCCCTGAGCTGCGTAACGGTACAGCTCGCCCCTACTTCCTGGTAGAGTACACAGGAGAGGGACACCTTGACCCTGACCCCGCTTGCCCTAAACTGGgccctggtctgtca CAATGTTtcccagactgtgtgtgtgaggatgCCTACAACAACACCTATGCCTGTGTTAGGACCCTGGCTGAACACAACCTGCAGTACTGCGAGTTTGCAGACACTGAG tcattTGTTGAGGTATATAACTTGACCTCTGACCCACACCAATTGGAGAACATTGTTAAGAAGGTTGACCCCACCCTCCTCCAGGCCATGAACCAACGGCTGATCAAGCTGCAGTCATGCGAGGGCGACAGCTGCCGTGCCACCAAGATATAA
- the polm gene encoding DNA-directed DNA/RNA polymerase mu isoform X2 — MVPLKRRKVNCSVTSDSSGDRTSKFPGVVIYLLERKMGASRRAFLTRLGRGKGFNIEYSLSCSITHIVSENNSGEEVRTWLDLQTGGQGREGGEGRTARPGSVHLLDIVWYTESMHAGIPVIILDRHRLQEREKPGLELAVVSVPSYACQRHTPLLHHNITLTDALSILAENAELGENEGRGVAFRRAAALLKSLPQEVRGAEQLRGLPCLGEHSLRVIKEVLEDGVSHEVETTTHSEQFKAMKALTGIFGVGAKTADRWFKEGIHTPSDLQRSGHTLNRAQRAGLQYYDELNLPVTKSEAVAIGQIVERAVHAVLPGAEITLIGGFRRGKQTGHDVDFLITHPDEGREEGLMPKVVSWLEAQGFLLYQKTTGNSYLESKEGPARPASNMDRFERCFSIFRLSTDNEGREIQTGNGPQTYSPTLTNTDPHTHSESPHPLPQTLVVVGDHAQKVSWVLGHSQCSGPRSWRAVRVDLVVSPYSQFPFALLGWTGSKLFERELRRWAVHEKAMTLSSHALYDRKRTLYLRASSEEEIFAHLGLEYIPPCDRNA, encoded by the exons ATGGTCCCTCTAAAGCGCAGGAAAGTGAACTGCTCCGTTACAAGCGACAGCAGCGGTGACAGGACCAGCAAGTTTCCCGGGGTTGTCATCTATCTCctggagagaaagatgggagcCAGTCGGAGAGCCTTCCTCACTCGGCTCGGCCGGGGGAAAGGTTTCAACATAGAATACTCCTTAAG CTGTTCCATCACTCATATCGTGTCCGAGAATAATTCTGGGGAGGAAGTCCGGACTTGGCTGGACCTCCAGactggaggacaggggagagaagggggagaaggcaGGACAGCCCGACCTGGTTCAGTCCATCTCCTGGACATCGTTTGGTACACAGAGAGCATGCATGCTGGCATTCCCGTGATTATACTGGACAGACACAGACTACAG gagagagagaagcctgGTTTGGAGCTGGCAGTGGTCTCAGTACCCAGCTATGCCTGTCAGAGACACACCCCTCTACTGCACCACAACATAACACTGACC GATGCGTTGTCCATACTGGCTGAGAATGCGGAGCTCGGTGAAAACGAGGGACGGGGAGTGGCGTTCCGTAGGGCGGCAGCCTTGTTGAAGTCCCTCCCCCAGGAGGTCAGAGGGGCAGAGCAACTACGAGGACTGCCTTGTCTGGGGGAGCACTCACTCAGAGTCATCAAG GAGGTTCTGGAGGATGGTGTATCTCATGAGGTGGAGACCACCACGCATTCAGAACAGTTTAAGGCCATGAAG GCCCTAACAGGTATTTTCGGGGTAGGGGCGAAGACAGCCGACCGTTGGTTCAAGGAGGGAATACACACCCCCTCCGACCTGCAAAGATCAGGACACACACTCAACAGAGCGCAacgagcag GTCTGCAATATTATGACGAACTGAACCTGCCTGTCACAAAATCAGAGGCTGTTGCAATTGGTCAGATTGTGGAGAGGGCGGTCCATGCTGTGCTCCCGGGGGCAGAGATCACTCTGATTGGAGGATTCAGGAG AGGTAAGCAGACTGGTCATGATGTGGACTTCTTGATAACCCATCCTGAcgagggcagagaggaggggcTCATGCCTAAGGTGGTGTCCTGGCTTGAagcacag GGCTTCCTGTTGTACCAGAAGACCACTGGGAACTCTTATCTGGAGAGCAAAGAGGGTCCTGCGAGGCCAGCCTCTAACATGGACCGCTTTGAAAGATGCTTCTCCATCTTTAGACTGAGCACAGACAACGAAGGGAGGGAGATCCAGACGGGGAATGGTCCACAGACATACTCACCGACACTGACCAATACAGATCCACACACCCACTCCGAGTCTCCTCACCCACTTCCCCAGACCCTTGTGGTGGTGGGTGACCATGCCCAGAAGGTGAGCTGGGTGCTGGGTCATTCTCAGTGCTCAGGTCCCCGGTCCTGGAGAGCAGTGAGGGTAGACCTGGTGGTCTCTCCATACAGCCAGTTTCCCTTCGCATTGCTGGGCTGGACTGGATCGAAG tTGTTTGAGAGAGAGCTGCGTCGCTGGGCAGTACATGAGAAGGCCATGACTCTGAGCAGCCATGCTCTGTACGACAGAAAACGG ACGCTGTATCTAAGGGCTAGTTCAGAGGAGGAGATCTTTGCTCATCTGGGTCTGGAATATATCCCTCCCTGTGACCGGAACGCTTGA
- the polm gene encoding DNA-directed DNA/RNA polymerase mu isoform X1, translating into MVPLKRRKVNCSVTSDSSGDRTSKFPGVVIYLLERKMGASRRAFLTRLGRGKGFNIEYSLSCSITHIVSENNSGEEVRTWLDLQTGGQGREGGEGRTARPGSVHLLDIVWYTESMHAGIPVIILDRHRLQEREKPGLELAVVSVPSYACQRHTPLLHHNITLTDALSILAENAELGENEGRGVAFRRAAALLKSLPQEVRGAEQLRGLPCLGEHSLRVIKEVLEDGVSHEVETTTHSEQFKAMKCVFQALTGIFGVGAKTADRWFKEGIHTPSDLQRSGHTLNRAQRAGLQYYDELNLPVTKSEAVAIGQIVERAVHAVLPGAEITLIGGFRRGKQTGHDVDFLITHPDEGREEGLMPKVVSWLEAQGFLLYQKTTGNSYLESKEGPARPASNMDRFERCFSIFRLSTDNEGREIQTGNGPQTYSPTLTNTDPHTHSESPHPLPQTLVVVGDHAQKVSWVLGHSQCSGPRSWRAVRVDLVVSPYSQFPFALLGWTGSKLFERELRRWAVHEKAMTLSSHALYDRKRTLYLRASSEEEIFAHLGLEYIPPCDRNA; encoded by the exons ATGGTCCCTCTAAAGCGCAGGAAAGTGAACTGCTCCGTTACAAGCGACAGCAGCGGTGACAGGACCAGCAAGTTTCCCGGGGTTGTCATCTATCTCctggagagaaagatgggagcCAGTCGGAGAGCCTTCCTCACTCGGCTCGGCCGGGGGAAAGGTTTCAACATAGAATACTCCTTAAG CTGTTCCATCACTCATATCGTGTCCGAGAATAATTCTGGGGAGGAAGTCCGGACTTGGCTGGACCTCCAGactggaggacaggggagagaagggggagaaggcaGGACAGCCCGACCTGGTTCAGTCCATCTCCTGGACATCGTTTGGTACACAGAGAGCATGCATGCTGGCATTCCCGTGATTATACTGGACAGACACAGACTACAG gagagagagaagcctgGTTTGGAGCTGGCAGTGGTCTCAGTACCCAGCTATGCCTGTCAGAGACACACCCCTCTACTGCACCACAACATAACACTGACC GATGCGTTGTCCATACTGGCTGAGAATGCGGAGCTCGGTGAAAACGAGGGACGGGGAGTGGCGTTCCGTAGGGCGGCAGCCTTGTTGAAGTCCCTCCCCCAGGAGGTCAGAGGGGCAGAGCAACTACGAGGACTGCCTTGTCTGGGGGAGCACTCACTCAGAGTCATCAAG GAGGTTCTGGAGGATGGTGTATCTCATGAGGTGGAGACCACCACGCATTCAGAACAGTTTAAGGCCATGAAG TGTGTGTTTCAGGCCCTAACAGGTATTTTCGGGGTAGGGGCGAAGACAGCCGACCGTTGGTTCAAGGAGGGAATACACACCCCCTCCGACCTGCAAAGATCAGGACACACACTCAACAGAGCGCAacgagcag GTCTGCAATATTATGACGAACTGAACCTGCCTGTCACAAAATCAGAGGCTGTTGCAATTGGTCAGATTGTGGAGAGGGCGGTCCATGCTGTGCTCCCGGGGGCAGAGATCACTCTGATTGGAGGATTCAGGAG AGGTAAGCAGACTGGTCATGATGTGGACTTCTTGATAACCCATCCTGAcgagggcagagaggaggggcTCATGCCTAAGGTGGTGTCCTGGCTTGAagcacag GGCTTCCTGTTGTACCAGAAGACCACTGGGAACTCTTATCTGGAGAGCAAAGAGGGTCCTGCGAGGCCAGCCTCTAACATGGACCGCTTTGAAAGATGCTTCTCCATCTTTAGACTGAGCACAGACAACGAAGGGAGGGAGATCCAGACGGGGAATGGTCCACAGACATACTCACCGACACTGACCAATACAGATCCACACACCCACTCCGAGTCTCCTCACCCACTTCCCCAGACCCTTGTGGTGGTGGGTGACCATGCCCAGAAGGTGAGCTGGGTGCTGGGTCATTCTCAGTGCTCAGGTCCCCGGTCCTGGAGAGCAGTGAGGGTAGACCTGGTGGTCTCTCCATACAGCCAGTTTCCCTTCGCATTGCTGGGCTGGACTGGATCGAAG tTGTTTGAGAGAGAGCTGCGTCGCTGGGCAGTACATGAGAAGGCCATGACTCTGAGCAGCCATGCTCTGTACGACAGAAAACGG ACGCTGTATCTAAGGGCTAGTTCAGAGGAGGAGATCTTTGCTCATCTGGGTCTGGAATATATCCCTCCCTGTGACCGGAACGCTTGA
- the ved gene encoding ventrally expressed dharma/bozozok antagonist — protein sequence MASSVEESEGGRSLSPTTPPPGRHLHLSLLVSHLSLSSYGEAATYSLQRGADQQSGDGLQEEHPAKLCKRLNLTDKQIRNWFQNRRMRMKRMVQDALAQACQAKVTSHLLHYTELQAYRPGPNPTYHPHHAGAEGGASTPYLHNQYSSSMAGPALPSLPATPMDSLYQYVSLPGLVMPTPRSNPLMGAYQPHSHLC from the exons ATGGCTTCATCAGTAGAAGAGAGCGAAGGCGGGCGatccctctcccccaccacccccccccccggacggcaccttcacctctccctccttgtctcccatctctctctctcttcctacggGGAGGCGGCCACGTACAGCCTACAAAGAGGAGCAGATCAACAGTCTGGAGACGGCCTTCAAGAGGAACACCCTGCAAAGCTCTGCAAGAGACTCAACCTTACAGACAAACAg aTCCGTAACTGGTTCCAGAACAGGCGTATGAGGATGAAGAGGATGGTCCAGGATGCTCTGGCCCAAGCCTGCCAAGCTAAAGTAACATCTCACCTGCTGCACTACACCGAGCTACAGGCCTACCGCCCAGGCCCCAACCCCACCTACCATCCCCATCACGCAGGAGCCGAGGGGGGCGCTTCCACCCCATACCTCCACAACCAATACAGCTCCTCCATGGCCGGTCCAGCACTGCCCAGCCTCCCTGCCACCCCCATGGACTCTTTATACCAATACGTCAGCCTCCCCGGTCTGGTGATGCCCACTCCAAGGTCTAACCCACTGATGGGGGCCTACCAGCCTCACTCTCACCTGTGTTAG